In Deinococcus sp. QL22, the following are encoded in one genomic region:
- a CDS encoding MBL fold metallo-hydrolase codes for MASALLPLAPGVHYFPAAVNSVLVEDGRGGALVIDTGLDESHARKLLRAMTEAGLQPTGILNTHSHADHHGGNSFLLKRYPELKIFAPPLEDAVITHPILEPITLFGARPPAELQNKFLLAPPSPARLAPEPGLTRIGGADLELLEVAGHASMMYAVRVGDVLYAADALFGPEALAKHPLTFCADSGLQKEAAARLGELEGVRVVLPGHGDPTPDLAGLVAANLAAYARTTGAVLHAVQAGAATTDELLARVCAALNITMTNASAVVLNRAVVAAHLTELQESGAVGMRVEDNRLMYQMGQA; via the coding sequence ATGGCCTCTGCTCTGCTGCCCCTCGCCCCCGGTGTGCACTACTTTCCCGCAGCCGTGAACAGTGTGCTGGTCGAAGACGGGCGCGGCGGTGCACTGGTCATAGACACTGGTCTGGACGAGTCTCACGCCCGCAAGTTGCTGCGGGCCATGACCGAGGCAGGGTTGCAGCCCACCGGCATCCTGAACACGCACAGTCACGCCGACCATCACGGCGGCAACAGCTTTTTGCTGAAGCGTTATCCAGAACTCAAAATCTTCGCGCCGCCGCTGGAAGACGCTGTGATCACGCACCCGATCCTGGAACCCATCACGCTGTTCGGGGCGCGGCCCCCTGCCGAATTGCAGAACAAATTCCTGCTGGCCCCGCCCAGCCCAGCCCGCCTCGCCCCCGAACCCGGCCTGACCCGCATCGGCGGCGCGGATCTGGAGCTGCTGGAAGTGGCAGGCCACGCCTCCATGATGTACGCCGTCCGGGTCGGAGACGTGCTGTACGCGGCCGACGCGCTGTTCGGGCCAGAAGCCTTGGCCAAGCATCCTCTGACCTTTTGCGCCGACTCGGGATTGCAAAAGGAAGCGGCGGCGCGGCTGGGAGAACTGGAAGGCGTGCGCGTGGTCTTGCCCGGTCATGGCGACCCCACCCCCGATCTGGCCGGGTTGGTGGCCGCCAATCTCGCCGCCTACGCCCGCACGACTGGCGCTGTGCTACACGCCGTACAGGCCGGGGCCGCCACCACCGATGAACTGTTGGCCCGTGTGTGCGCTGCCCTGAATATCACCATGACCAACGCCTCTGCAGTAGTCCTGAACCGCGCTGTGGTGGCCGCCCACCTGACTGAATTGCAGGAATCGGGCGCGGTTGGAATGCGGGTAGAGGACAACAGATTGATGTACCAAATGGGTCAAGCCTAA
- a CDS encoding DUF4385 domain-containing protein, producing MPPKFDYSLYYAELDLRAHPELYRVGIGEQGVLLVQPYKSEILPHWRFATPDVARQSSETIYALFLDYLKAGDFVGADMARKFLQMGFTRSRRYANHKGGKKYDGPVPDDKKGQSGAHGRAELPRSPEDPIKAESARIFKAKWEEAEANAEYARMKKTHKAAYG from the coding sequence ATGCCCCCCAAATTCGACTACAGCCTGTATTACGCCGAACTTGATCTCCGCGCCCACCCAGAGTTGTACCGGGTGGGCATAGGAGAGCAGGGTGTGTTGCTGGTGCAGCCGTACAAATCCGAGATTCTGCCCCACTGGCGCTTTGCCACGCCCGATGTAGCTCGCCAGAGCAGCGAAACCATCTACGCCCTCTTTCTGGACTACCTGAAAGCAGGCGATTTTGTGGGCGCAGATATGGCCCGTAAGTTTTTGCAGATGGGCTTCACCCGTTCTCGCCGCTATGCCAACCACAAGGGCGGCAAGAAGTACGACGGCCCCGTGCCCGACGACAAAAAGGGCCAGAGTGGGGCGCATGGCCGCGCCGAGTTGCCGCGCAGCCCCGAAGACCCCATCAAGGCCGAATCCGCACGAATTTTTAAGGCCAAGTGGGAAGAGGCCGAAGCCAACGCAGAGTATGCACGGATGAAAAAAACACACAAGGCGGCCTATGGGTAG
- a CDS encoding aldehyde dehydrogenase family protein codes for MTTAPRPVLHSADLSNMTDLHRLFELQQSHRPRAAGASVPERQALLRRLHDAIKAGRVALAGALAADLGKSRAESELTEIHPVLEEIQHVIRALPRWAAPKRVPTTAMMLGAHSEIRAEARGTTLILSPWNYPVNLALAPLVASLAAGNTVILKPSEKAPATARALHQLLERTFQPQLVAVALGGPDVAQTLTTLPFDHIFFTGSGAVGRQVLRAAAENLTGVTLELGGKSPALIDASADLTLSAERIAWGKLLNAGQTCVAPDYVLIPEHLRDTFVLQLGTVIARRYGDRAWLRVGPDYGRMIDSRSVERLSRLTGDSVAQGAKIAVGGEFDAGAKFISPTVVVDVTPDMPLMAEELFGPVLPVLTYHTLEEALALIGRLDPPLALYAFGEDQAALECIKRGTQSGGMVVNGTVIHLTNPHLPFGGVGASGMGNYHGVHGFRTFSHQRAILTEPRQSATRLAFPPYGRPALRLVTWLLRQLERQTGPRE; via the coding sequence ATGACCACTGCTCCTCGCCCCGTCCTCCACTCTGCCGACCTGTCCAACATGACTGATCTGCACCGCCTGTTTGAGCTTCAGCAGTCGCATAGGCCCAGGGCGGCGGGAGCCAGCGTGCCGGAGCGTCAGGCGTTATTGCGGCGACTGCACGACGCCATCAAAGCGGGCCGGGTTGCCTTGGCGGGCGCTCTGGCCGCCGATTTGGGTAAAAGCCGCGCCGAGTCCGAACTGACCGAAATTCATCCGGTACTGGAAGAAATTCAGCATGTCATCCGCGCCCTACCGCGCTGGGCCGCCCCCAAACGTGTGCCGACCACCGCCATGATGCTGGGCGCACACAGCGAAATTCGCGCCGAGGCACGCGGCACCACCCTGATTCTGAGTCCCTGGAATTACCCGGTGAATCTGGCGTTGGCTCCGTTGGTGGCCAGTCTGGCGGCGGGCAACACGGTGATCCTCAAGCCCAGTGAGAAAGCTCCGGCCACAGCCCGCGCCCTCCATCAACTTCTGGAACGAACCTTTCAGCCGCAGTTGGTGGCCGTCGCCCTCGGTGGCCCGGACGTCGCGCAGACCCTCACGACCTTGCCGTTCGATCACATCTTTTTTACGGGCAGCGGCGCGGTAGGGCGGCAAGTGTTGCGGGCCGCCGCCGAGAACCTGACGGGCGTGACGCTGGAATTGGGCGGCAAAAGTCCGGCGCTGATCGATGCGAGCGCCGACCTAACCCTCAGCGCCGAGCGGATTGCGTGGGGCAAGCTGCTGAATGCGGGCCAAACCTGTGTGGCTCCCGACTACGTGCTGATTCCCGAACACCTGCGCGATACGTTCGTGCTGCAACTCGGAACCGTGATTGCCCGCCGCTATGGAGACCGGGCGTGGCTGCGGGTGGGGCCGGATTACGGGCGAATGATAGACAGCCGCAGCGTGGAGCGCCTCTCTCGCCTGACCGGAGACAGCGTGGCACAGGGCGCGAAAATCGCTGTGGGGGGCGAGTTCGATGCCGGGGCCAAGTTTATCTCTCCCACGGTGGTCGTCGACGTGACGCCCGACATGCCGCTGATGGCGGAGGAACTGTTTGGCCCGGTGCTGCCCGTGCTGACCTACCACACCTTAGAAGAAGCGCTGGCCCTGATCGGCAGGCTTGATCCGCCGCTGGCTCTGTACGCCTTCGGGGAAGATCAAGCCGCGCTGGAATGTATCAAACGCGGTACCCAGAGCGGCGGCATGGTGGTCAACGGCACCGTCATTCACCTGACCAATCCGCACCTGCCGTTTGGCGGTGTGGGGGCCAGCGGCATGGGCAATTATCACGGCGTACACGGCTTCCGCACCTTCAGCCACCAGCGGGCCATCCTGACCGAGCCAAGGCAAAGCGCCACCCGCCTGGCGTTTCCGCCGTATGGCCGCCCCGCGCTGCGCCTCGTGACCTGGTTGCTGCGCCAATTGGAGAGGCAGACCGGGCCGCGTGAATGA
- a CDS encoding molybdenum cofactor guanylyltransferase → MNDVLTKLTGVITAGGKSSRFGSDKALAMLEGRPLLHHVAHSLEGCGLRLLVAPPGNYALEGWQTVPDTRPGEGPLAGLESALGATLQLKGAGWVAFTGVDLPRLTADSWRTLAAACKPHILSVQPVDMKGRPQPLAALYHTDLLPHITALLDTGERRLRAAAPAETVVTVADIAPETLRNVNTPADLAALLRPEKER, encoded by the coding sequence GTGAATGACGTTCTGACTAAGTTGACCGGGGTAATCACAGCGGGCGGAAAATCCAGCCGATTCGGCAGCGATAAGGCGTTGGCAATGTTGGAAGGCCGCCCATTGCTGCACCATGTTGCCCACAGCCTGGAGGGCTGCGGCCTGCGCTTGCTGGTGGCCCCACCCGGCAACTACGCGCTGGAGGGCTGGCAAACTGTGCCTGACACCCGCCCCGGCGAAGGCCCACTGGCAGGACTGGAATCTGCGCTGGGAGCAACACTTCAACTAAAAGGGGCGGGATGGGTGGCCTTTACGGGCGTAGACCTGCCCCGCCTGACCGCCGACTCCTGGCGCACGCTGGCCGCCGCCTGCAAGCCGCACATATTGAGTGTGCAACCTGTGGACATGAAAGGCCGCCCGCAACCCCTGGCCGCGCTTTATCACACGGATTTGCTGCCCCACATCACAGCTTTATTAGATACTGGCGAACGCAGACTGCGGGCTGCCGCTCCTGCTGAAACTGTTGTTACGGTTGCGGACATTGCGCCGGAGACGTTGCGGAATGTGAACACGCCCGCTGATCTGGCCGCCCTCCTCAGACCAGAAAAAGAGCGATAA
- a CDS encoding DNA starvation/stationary phase protection protein, which translates to MTQKAGKKGKGKDADQNVGTQGVVAGGDSKADAAHLHTVHNRLVDHSYLTEEEFGVVAETLQRNLATSISLYLKFKKYHWDIRGRFFRDLHLAYDEFIEEIFPSIDEQAERLVALGGSPIAAPADIERFSVVKVPTVTVRDARAQVSDLVDDLTRVGRGYRDDSQTVDDANDPATADLYNGYAATVDKIRWMLNAMMDDDRMT; encoded by the coding sequence ATGACGCAAAAAGCTGGCAAGAAAGGCAAAGGCAAAGACGCCGACCAGAATGTGGGCACTCAGGGCGTGGTGGCAGGCGGCGACTCCAAGGCCGACGCCGCGCACCTGCACACGGTTCATAACCGTCTCGTCGACCACAGCTACCTGACTGAAGAAGAGTTTGGTGTGGTGGCCGAAACCTTGCAGCGCAACCTCGCCACCTCCATCAGCCTGTACCTGAAATTCAAGAAGTACCACTGGGACATTCGGGGCCGCTTTTTCCGTGATCTGCACCTCGCCTACGACGAGTTCATCGAAGAAATTTTCCCCAGCATCGACGAGCAGGCCGAACGCCTGGTGGCCCTCGGTGGCAGCCCGATTGCCGCGCCTGCCGACATCGAGCGCTTCAGCGTGGTCAAAGTCCCCACCGTGACCGTGCGTGACGCCCGCGCCCAGGTGTCCGATCTGGTCGACGACCTGACCCGCGTGGGTCGGGGCTACCGCGACGATTCGCAGACCGTAGACGACGCCAACGATCCCGCCACCGCCGACCTGTACAACGGGTACGCCGCCACCGTAGACAAAATCCGCTGGATGCTGAACGCGATGATGGACGATGACCGGATGACGTAA
- a CDS encoding ABC transporter ATP-binding protein: MTTAPQSISDKTFALSKRLFVYRPVLFAFNLLMWGMVHASPALLTLAVSGVFRQLEAADKLRLAGTSTTGNIEPLIAAAWVAVGWFAFVRVSRFGIFYGAFRAWIELWYTLDALVRRNMLGYLLTARRARRLPDTPAEAVTRFRDDVDDVAGYTEVWVDGWGFVAFSVIAITLMAQIDPLITLLVCAPLLLMVVFVQRLSPIIRSYRRRMREATGRVTDFIGETFGAVSAVKLAAREGQMVSHLVKLGEVRRSAALRDVLLTELIRGVNTNMVNIAVGLVLLLGANKIRGGALDVADFVLFIGLLPRLTGSMGFFGDAIARHRRTGVSYDRMNRLLQDAPRDQTVQHHPVYLHADPPELTPLPAAGTAEAQPLEELRVDGLTALHPSGMGLRDASFSVRRGEFVVVTGRIGSGKTTLLRALLGLIPTDSGTVRWNGQPVEDPASFLVPPRSAYTAQIPNLFSDSLRENVLSGSAPDRLSRAVRLAVLEPDVQQLSSGLDTPVGARGVKLSGGQVQRAAVARMLARDADLLVFDDVSSALDARTEAVLWDGLFAETDATCLVVSHRRAALTRADRIVLLEGGRITDEGTLAELLERSEEMRALWAEDGGEAA, from the coding sequence ATGACCACCGCCCCCCAGTCCATTTCCGACAAAACCTTTGCTCTCTCCAAGCGCCTGTTCGTGTACCGTCCAGTTCTGTTCGCCTTCAATCTGTTGATGTGGGGCATGGTTCACGCCTCGCCCGCGCTGCTGACGTTGGCGGTCAGTGGGGTGTTCCGGCAACTGGAAGCCGCCGATAAACTGCGGCTGGCTGGCACGTCCACCACCGGAAACATTGAACCCCTGATTGCGGCGGCGTGGGTGGCAGTGGGATGGTTCGCCTTCGTGCGGGTCAGCCGATTCGGGATTTTTTATGGGGCTTTCCGGGCCTGGATAGAACTGTGGTACACGCTGGACGCCCTCGTGAGGCGCAACATGCTGGGCTACCTGCTGACCGCCCGCCGCGCCCGCCGCCTGCCCGACACGCCCGCTGAGGCCGTGACCCGCTTCCGCGACGATGTGGACGATGTGGCCGGATACACCGAGGTCTGGGTGGACGGCTGGGGCTTCGTGGCCTTTTCGGTGATCGCCATTACCCTGATGGCCCAGATAGACCCCCTGATTACGCTGCTGGTATGCGCCCCGCTGCTGCTGATGGTGGTGTTCGTGCAGCGCCTCTCGCCCATTATTCGCAGTTACCGCCGCCGCATGCGCGAGGCCACAGGCCGCGTGACCGACTTTATCGGGGAAACCTTCGGGGCCGTGAGCGCCGTCAAGCTGGCCGCCCGTGAAGGCCAGATGGTGTCTCACCTCGTCAAATTGGGCGAGGTTCGCCGGTCTGCCGCCCTGCGCGACGTGCTGCTGACCGAACTGATCCGGGGCGTGAATACCAACATGGTCAATATTGCCGTGGGGCTGGTGCTGCTGCTGGGGGCCAACAAGATTCGCGGTGGGGCGCTGGACGTGGCCGACTTCGTACTATTTATTGGGCTGCTGCCGCGCCTGACCGGAAGCATGGGCTTTTTTGGCGACGCGATTGCCCGCCACCGCCGCACCGGGGTCAGCTATGACCGCATGAACCGCCTGCTGCAAGACGCCCCGCGTGACCAGACCGTGCAGCATCATCCGGTGTACCTGCACGCCGATCCGCCGGAACTGACCCCCTTGCCCGCCGCTGGAACGGCCGAGGCTCAGCCGCTAGAGGAACTGCGTGTGGACGGCCTGACCGCCCTGCACCCCAGCGGCATGGGCCTGCGAGACGCCAGCTTCAGCGTGCGGCGCGGTGAATTCGTGGTGGTCACGGGGCGCATCGGCAGCGGCAAAACAACGCTGTTGCGGGCGCTGCTGGGCCTGATTCCCACCGATTCGGGCACGGTGCGCTGGAACGGGCAACCTGTAGAAGACCCCGCTTCGTTTCTGGTGCCGCCCCGCAGCGCCTACACTGCCCAGATTCCCAACCTGTTCAGCGACAGCCTGCGCGAAAACGTGCTGAGTGGCAGCGCCCCGGATCGCCTGAGCCGCGCCGTGCGGTTGGCTGTGCTGGAACCCGACGTGCAGCAGTTGAGCAGCGGGCTGGATACGCCGGTGGGCGCACGCGGCGTCAAACTCAGCGGCGGGCAGGTGCAGCGGGCGGCGGTGGCCCGGATGCTGGCCCGCGACGCCGATCTGCTGGTCTTTGACGACGTGAGCAGCGCCCTGGACGCCCGCACCGAAGCCGTACTCTGGGACGGCCTGTTTGCCGAAACCGACGCGACTTGTTTGGTGGTGTCTCACCGCCGCGCCGCCCTGACGCGCGCCGACCGAATCGTGCTGCTGGAAGGCGGACGCATTACTGATGAGGGCACGCTGGCCGAACTGCTGGAACGCAGCGAAGAAATGCGGGCGCTGTGGGCGGAAGATGGGGGAGAGGCCGCGTAA
- a CDS encoding MFS transporter gives MWGGFFLVIPLITVHFVEGLGWAAASVGIVLGVRQLTQQGLTVFGGAWADRIGPKPLILAGCLIRTLGFGWMGFAESFGVLLAASVLAGIGGGLFDAPKSAAITAVTKPEHRGRMFSLISMAGNLGMVVGPLLGAWLSGVGFRTAALWAGSVYLVAFAVLALTLPRMIPPPRAAGASSLDGLRIALQDRVFRRFTLVLCGYFLLSTQLNVAVTLKAVALAGPAATGPLYGLSAGLAVLLQYPLLRLVERHIPTRPALVTAVVLVAAALGLMGFAATFPQLLACVVLYSLGTMLVYPTQQTLTARLAPEGRVGSYFGFSAISLGVGGALGNFLGGLLVDAGARLNLPTLPWLTLMAVGLVTAAGLRWALREMGERS, from the coding sequence ATGTGGGGCGGGTTTTTTCTGGTCATTCCGCTCATTACAGTGCATTTTGTAGAGGGACTGGGGTGGGCGGCGGCCAGCGTGGGCATCGTGCTGGGCGTGCGGCAATTGACGCAGCAGGGGCTGACGGTGTTTGGCGGCGCGTGGGCAGACCGGATCGGGCCAAAGCCGCTGATTCTGGCGGGCTGCCTGATCCGCACCCTCGGCTTTGGCTGGATGGGGTTTGCCGAATCGTTTGGCGTGCTGCTGGCCGCGTCGGTGCTGGCGGGCATCGGGGGCGGCCTGTTCGATGCGCCCAAGAGTGCCGCTATTACGGCTGTGACGAAGCCAGAACACCGGGGGCGAATGTTCAGTCTGATCAGCATGGCCGGAAACCTGGGCATGGTGGTGGGGCCACTGCTGGGCGCGTGGCTGTCGGGCGTGGGCTTCCGCACGGCGGCGCTGTGGGCGGGCAGCGTGTACTTGGTGGCCTTCGCGGTGCTGGCCCTGACCCTCCCCCGCATGATCCCACCCCCACGGGCGGCGGGCGCAAGCAGTTTGGATGGCCTGAGAATTGCGCTGCAAGACCGCGTATTCAGGCGTTTTACGCTGGTGCTGTGCGGCTATTTTTTGCTGAGCACGCAACTGAATGTGGCCGTGACGCTGAAAGCGGTGGCGCTGGCTGGCCCCGCCGCCACTGGCCCGCTGTACGGCCTGAGCGCGGGCCTTGCCGTGCTTCTGCAATATCCGCTGCTGAGGCTGGTGGAACGCCACATTCCCACACGCCCCGCCCTCGTAACCGCCGTGGTGTTGGTGGCCGCCGCACTGGGCCTGATGGGATTCGCCGCCACCTTTCCGCAACTGCTGGCCTGCGTGGTGCTGTATTCGCTGGGCACGATGTTGGTCTACCCCACCCAACAAACCCTCACCGCCCGCCTTGCCCCAGAAGGCCGGGTAGGAAGCTATTTCGGCTTCAGCGCCATCAGCCTCGGCGTGGGCGGTGCACTGGGCAACTTTCTGGGTGGCCTGCTGGTGGATGCAGGCGCACGGTTGAACCTGCCCACGCTGCCTTGGCTGACGCTGATGGCGGTGGGCTTGGTCACGGCGGCGGGACTGCGGTGGGCGCTCAGGGAGATGGGGGAACGCTCATGA
- a CDS encoding ABC transporter ATP-binding protein — translation MTAATPPSDSTDSKSASPPPRSGALAVLRIYLGPLWWRVLLLAVLLFTATGLNLILPQLLRQFVDGAKLGASAPVAQLAWLAGVYIGVAVGVQLLTASATYVGARVGWRATNRLRADLMAHLLSLDMHEHKERTPGEMIERIDGDVTALSNFFSQFAVRVFGAALLLIGAIVMFYRENVWIGLGITSFVVITLIAMNRVRKAGVEPTRLERESSAKLFGFIEERLAGLDDVRSLGAGQHHLNRYLQVQREYFGRSTFSWRRRSVVWQLSMALFAAGYVAILVSAVGLYAAGAISLGTAFLLYQYMNMIEEPIDQLTQQLQDLQKAGASLFRVGELLALRSGLPEGVRELPAGALPLAFRDVDFSYDPTDSTVRGVLHGVSFSLPAGQTLGLLGRTGSGKTTLTRLVSRLYDPTSGSVQLGGLDTRDLKLSSLRSRVAVVTQDVQLFQASVRDNLTFFDDTLPDERVEAALHEVGLSAWLARLEQGVQTPLPAGSLSAGEAQLLAFARVMLQDPALIILDEPSSRLDPATEGLLTAAMTRLLSGRTAIVIAHRLDTVARADRILVLGDGQVLEDGPRELLAANPRSHYAGLLRAGVGAEGEGVLA, via the coding sequence ATGACCGCCGCCACGCCCCCTTCTGACTCCACTGACTCCAAATCTGCTTCTCCGCCGCCCAGATCGGGGGCACTGGCCGTGCTGCGAATCTACCTGGGGCCGTTGTGGTGGCGCGTATTGCTGCTGGCCGTGCTGCTGTTTACGGCGACGGGCCTGAACCTGATTTTGCCTCAACTTCTGCGGCAATTTGTAGACGGAGCCAAGCTGGGCGCGTCGGCTCCGGTGGCACAGTTGGCGTGGCTGGCAGGCGTGTATATCGGCGTGGCGGTGGGTGTGCAACTGCTGACGGCCAGCGCGACCTACGTGGGCGCACGCGTGGGCTGGCGGGCCACCAATCGCCTGCGGGCCGACCTGATGGCGCACCTGCTCTCGCTGGACATGCACGAGCACAAGGAACGCACTCCCGGCGAAATGATCGAGCGCATAGACGGCGACGTGACTGCGCTCAGCAACTTTTTCTCCCAGTTCGCCGTGCGGGTGTTCGGGGCTGCGTTGCTGCTGATCGGCGCAATCGTCATGTTTTACCGCGAGAACGTGTGGATCGGGCTGGGCATCACCAGTTTTGTGGTTATCACGCTGATCGCCATGAACCGGGTGCGCAAGGCGGGCGTGGAACCCACCCGGCTGGAGCGCGAAAGCAGCGCCAAACTGTTCGGCTTCATAGAAGAACGGCTGGCGGGGCTGGACGACGTGCGCTCGTTGGGTGCGGGTCAGCATCACCTGAACAGATATTTGCAGGTGCAGCGCGAGTATTTTGGACGCAGCACCTTTTCCTGGCGGCGGCGCAGCGTGGTGTGGCAACTCAGCATGGCGCTGTTTGCCGCCGGATACGTGGCGATTCTGGTCTCGGCGGTAGGGCTGTACGCGGCGGGCGCGATCTCGCTGGGCACGGCCTTTTTGCTGTACCAGTACATGAACATGATCGAAGAACCCATTGATCAGCTGACGCAGCAGCTTCAGGATTTGCAGAAGGCTGGGGCCAGTCTGTTCCGGGTGGGCGAACTGTTGGCCCTGCGCTCCGGACTGCCCGAAGGCGTGCGCGAGCTTCCGGCGGGAGCGTTGCCCTTGGCCTTTAGAGACGTGGATTTCAGCTACGATCCCACCGACTCTACGGTGCGTGGCGTGCTGCACGGCGTTTCCTTCTCTCTGCCAGCCGGACAGACCCTTGGCCTGCTGGGGCGCACAGGCAGCGGCAAAACCACCCTCACGCGCCTCGTGTCGCGCCTCTACGATCCCACCAGTGGCAGTGTGCAACTCGGCGGCCTCGACACCCGCGATCTCAAGCTCAGCAGCCTGCGCTCCCGTGTGGCGGTGGTGACGCAGGACGTACAGCTGTTTCAGGCCAGCGTGCGCGACAATCTCACCTTTTTTGACGACACGCTGCCCGACGAGCGCGTAGAGGCCGCGCTGCATGAAGTGGGCCTGAGCGCGTGGTTGGCCCGACTGGAACAGGGGGTGCAGACGCCCCTGCCCGCAGGAAGTCTCTCGGCAGGCGAGGCGCAACTGTTGGCCTTTGCCCGCGTGATGCTGCAAGACCCCGCCCTGATCATTCTGGACGAACCCAGCAGCCGCCTTGATCCAGCCACCGAAGGCCTGCTGACCGCCGCCATGACCCGCCTGCTGAGTGGCCGCACCGCCATCGTGATTGCCCACCGACTGGATACGGTGGCGCGCGCTGACCGGATTCTGGTCTTGGGCGACGGCCAGGTGCTGGAAGACGGCCCCCGCGAACTGCTGGCTGCCAACCCGCGCAGCCATTACGCCGGGCTGCTGCGGGCTGGGGTCGGGGCGGAAGGGGAAGGGGTGCTGGCGTGA
- a CDS encoding methylglyoxal synthase: MTVQGGSVQGAGGSATTERRQVALIAHDKKKLELALFALAHREILARFHLVATGTTGSILAKQTGLTVERVLSGPLGGDQQIGARLAEERVLAVFFFRDPLTAQPHEPDVSALVRLCDVHDVPLATNPASAEALMMWLREQGHTS; the protein is encoded by the coding sequence ATGACGGTTCAAGGTGGCAGTGTTCAGGGTGCAGGCGGGAGCGCGACAACCGAGCGGCGACAGGTGGCCCTCATCGCCCACGACAAAAAAAAGCTGGAATTGGCACTGTTTGCCCTCGCCCACCGGGAGATTCTGGCCCGCTTTCATCTGGTAGCCACAGGCACCACAGGCAGCATTCTGGCCAAGCAGACGGGCCTGACCGTAGAGCGGGTGCTGTCGGGGCCACTGGGCGGCGACCAACAAATCGGGGCAAGGCTGGCCGAGGAGCGCGTGCTGGCGGTATTCTTCTTCCGCGATCCGCTGACCGCGCAGCCCCATGAGCCCGACGTATCGGCCCTGGTGCGCCTGTGCGACGTACACGACGTGCCATTGGCGACCAACCCGGCCAGTGCCGAAGCCCTGATGATGTGGCTGCGTGAGCAAGGGCACACCTCCTGA
- a CDS encoding NADPH-dependent FMN reductase gives MPRLPKLAIIVSSTRAARFADKPTAWFSGLASQRTDAEFEIVDLRDFPMPFFDEVASNLYTPSQNEVAQRWQKKLTEFDGYIFITAEYNHAPTGVLKNAMDYAYPEWNKKPAAFVGYGSVGAARAIEQLRMIAVELQMAPTRTSVNIQGGDFFAVWQQGKDIAELTHLLPSVNTLLDEVVWWANALNAAREA, from the coding sequence ATGCCCCGTCTGCCCAAACTTGCCATTATCGTCAGCAGCACCCGTGCCGCCCGCTTTGCCGACAAGCCTACCGCCTGGTTTTCCGGGCTGGCTTCTCAGCGCACCGACGCCGAATTTGAAATCGTAGACCTGCGGGATTTCCCCATGCCTTTCTTTGATGAAGTGGCCTCTAACCTGTACACGCCCAGCCAGAACGAAGTGGCCCAGCGCTGGCAAAAGAAGCTGACCGAGTTTGACGGCTACATTTTTATTACTGCCGAGTACAACCACGCGCCCACCGGCGTGCTGAAAAATGCGATGGATTACGCCTACCCCGAATGGAACAAGAAGCCTGCCGCCTTTGTCGGGTACGGCTCGGTGGGCGCAGCGCGGGCCATAGAGCAACTGCGAATGATCGCCGTGGAACTCCAGATGGCCCCCACCCGCACCAGCGTGAACATTCAGGGCGGAGACTTTTTTGCCGTGTGGCAGCAAGGCAAGGACATTGCCGAACTGACCCACCTGCTCCCCAGCGTGAACACTCTGCTGGATGAAGTGGTCTGGTGGGCCAACGCCCTGAATGCGGCGCGGGAAGCGTGA